One region of Candidatus Polarisedimenticolia bacterium genomic DNA includes:
- a CDS encoding efflux RND transporter periplasmic adaptor subunit, whose translation MAKKLTITLVVVITFIAVLGLVKYWQIQAAISASTNFKMPPEAVTTTVVKEERWRNSLQSIGSIEAVHGVTVAADLPGIVEKIAFNSGDKVRQGDVLVTLSTRQEQAQLTAAESRLELTRLNLERTQGLRQEGITAQADLDRAMAEHDQAKASVGEIRATIQRKAIRAPFSGVLGIRLVNLGQYLTSGQPVVPLQTLDPVYVNFSVPQQELHHVPIGAEVRVTSDDLGKAAHTGKITAIDSVVDPSTRNLRIQATFANPDLTMRPGMFVDTEVLLEEGAAVIPIPSSSIQYAPYGDSVFVVEQVKGQDGKSYLGVRQQFVKLGPGRGDQKAVLSGIKPGEEIVTSGVFKLRNGAAVLVNNEIQPGNNPEPKPEEN comes from the coding sequence GTGGCGAAGAAACTGACCATCACCCTGGTGGTCGTCATCACGTTCATCGCGGTCCTCGGCCTCGTGAAGTACTGGCAGATCCAGGCCGCCATCTCCGCATCCACCAACTTCAAGATGCCCCCCGAGGCGGTCACCACCACGGTGGTGAAGGAAGAGCGCTGGCGGAACAGCCTGCAGAGCATCGGCAGCATCGAGGCGGTGCACGGGGTGACCGTCGCCGCCGATCTACCAGGCATCGTGGAGAAGATCGCCTTCAATTCGGGGGATAAGGTGCGCCAGGGGGACGTGCTCGTGACTCTGAGCACCCGCCAGGAGCAGGCCCAGCTCACGGCGGCCGAATCGCGCCTGGAGCTGACGCGCCTCAACCTGGAGAGGACGCAGGGCCTGCGGCAGGAGGGCATCACCGCGCAGGCTGATCTCGACCGGGCGATGGCGGAACACGACCAGGCCAAGGCGAGCGTCGGCGAGATCCGGGCCACCATCCAGCGCAAGGCGATCCGGGCCCCTTTTTCGGGAGTGCTCGGGATCCGGCTGGTGAACCTCGGCCAGTACCTGACCTCCGGCCAGCCGGTCGTCCCGCTGCAGACGCTCGATCCGGTCTACGTAAACTTCTCGGTGCCGCAGCAGGAGCTGCACCACGTTCCGATCGGCGCGGAGGTGCGGGTCACCTCGGACGACCTGGGGAAGGCCGCGCACACCGGCAAGATCACCGCGATCGACTCGGTGGTCGACCCTTCCACCCGGAACCTGCGGATCCAGGCGACCTTCGCCAATCCCGATCTGACCATGCGGCCCGGGATGTTCGTCGACACCGAGGTCCTCCTCGAGGAGGGAGCCGCGGTCATCCCCATCCCGTCCTCGTCGATCCAGTACGCTCCCTACGGCGACTCGGTCTTCGTGGTCGAGCAGGTGAAAGGGCAGGACGGCAAGAGCTACCTGGGAGTGCGCCAGCAGTTCGTCAAGCTCGGCCCCGGTCGTGGCGATCAGAAGGCGGTCCTCTCCGGCATCAAGCCCGGCGAGGAGATCGTCACTTCCGGAGTCTTCAAGCTGCGCAACGGCGCGGCGGTGCTCGTCAACAACGAGATCCAGCCAGGCAACAATCCGGAGCCGAAGCCCGAGGAGAACTGA